From Jeotgalibaca dankookensis, one genomic window encodes:
- a CDS encoding AAA family ATPase has protein sequence MRPIKLEMAAFGPYKEHTILDFTQFNNQSLFLVSGPTGSGKTTIFDAIAYALYDSPSGESRNKDAFKSDFATDMDLCKVAFTFEVNGKEYYIERIPNQTGPGARGPKNIASSVLFRDGDIVTTKIKEANQEIAELLSINYEQFKQIVMLPQGEFKRLLESDSKNKEVIFRNIFGTEVILAFQEQLQKQVAQLNKKVEHNQVRLQSSLAYLPTLEDEELTNLVETEDYSAIIQRLSLLQQKRIEETNKINEEQTKQTLKTRALERHHEEKGVLEDLEEKIKQLADKETEFNLLEIKIKQFENAQACLEAKHQLDNEKEEEMTLAAHLLDTTNAINETKEKITAINSSFVHVEKDYQALPEWREQEQQLKENIAVFKQLDQLQEELDLLTSKDQTNQLDLDNLILELAQVEQDSKAIAQTIKKIQDSHIQISEIKEKLTKQKTIQTSHETRENDLNRMARLLDNYEQAKLNMQTEEQIFNSKNKAFTEATHQFNQNIAGLLASKMEENQACPVCGSLDHPAPAPLINHAPTEADLQILQVDVSEAQMNYSQAAARVGSLNNQLRELENQLSIQRSSLSDKQVEIQIKKAEVHEKITDLNIQLEELQIMTQTEETIQSKQTDLRKKEKTLLIRQAQLETDQERNKNEKVKKENQYQLLEKSVLDLEHARLEEEIKDLSEKIKETEKNYPLLKSQITDLEKQLAIYENTLSSQEKQIQAIKKRMILAEKNYQEKLSQAQLDENFEDQLLPIDQVESSRAKLSEYQDTVKITHSRYQEQLTVVASFGEHLDAQTLQNQLQESFKIADQLKREYQHLATQLDAISQVLTTMKTTYEEGQLLMDKFGHLQRISDIANGKSTETGRLSFERYVLAIYYEEIVLAANQRLAQMTANRYLLQRSERESKGAGAKGLELDVFDHYTGQIRSVKTLSGGESFKASLALALGLSDVMQQQSGGVQIDTLFIDEGFGTLDSESLEQAIQTLAELNANGRMIGIISHVDELKTRIPAHIKVTHSTSGSQAEIIV, from the coding sequence ATGAGACCAATTAAATTAGAGATGGCTGCATTCGGCCCTTATAAAGAACATACAATTCTTGATTTTACACAATTTAATAACCAATCGCTCTTTCTAGTTAGCGGTCCGACTGGTTCTGGGAAAACAACTATATTCGATGCTATCGCCTATGCTCTTTATGATTCTCCTAGCGGTGAAAGTCGCAACAAAGATGCTTTTAAGTCGGATTTTGCTACTGATATGGATCTTTGTAAAGTCGCTTTTACTTTTGAAGTCAATGGTAAGGAATATTATATTGAACGGATTCCCAATCAAACAGGTCCAGGTGCGCGTGGACCAAAAAACATTGCTTCGTCGGTTCTTTTTCGCGATGGTGACATCGTTACCACAAAAATTAAAGAAGCAAATCAGGAAATTGCAGAGTTGTTGTCTATAAATTATGAACAATTCAAACAGATTGTCATGCTCCCTCAAGGTGAGTTTAAACGTCTACTTGAATCGGATAGTAAAAATAAAGAAGTTATTTTCAGAAATATTTTTGGAACCGAAGTTATCCTTGCTTTCCAAGAACAGTTACAAAAGCAAGTCGCCCAACTTAATAAAAAAGTAGAACATAATCAAGTGCGATTGCAGTCTTCTCTCGCCTATTTGCCAACTCTTGAAGATGAAGAATTAACGAACTTAGTAGAAACGGAAGATTATTCAGCTATCATTCAACGCTTAAGCCTATTACAACAAAAACGAATAGAAGAAACCAATAAAATAAATGAAGAACAAACCAAACAGACTTTAAAAACGAGAGCGCTTGAACGTCATCATGAAGAAAAAGGTGTATTGGAAGATTTAGAAGAAAAAATAAAACAGTTAGCTGATAAAGAGACAGAATTTAATTTATTAGAAATAAAAATCAAACAGTTCGAAAATGCACAAGCATGTCTTGAGGCCAAGCATCAGTTAGATAATGAAAAAGAAGAAGAAATGACTCTTGCTGCTCATCTTCTCGATACCACTAACGCGATTAACGAAACAAAAGAAAAGATAACTGCTATTAATTCTTCGTTCGTTCATGTAGAAAAAGATTACCAAGCTCTCCCTGAATGGCGAGAACAAGAACAACAACTAAAAGAAAACATAGCTGTTTTTAAGCAGTTAGATCAATTACAAGAAGAACTCGACCTTTTGACATCAAAGGATCAGACCAACCAATTAGATTTAGATAATCTAATCTTAGAACTCGCGCAAGTTGAGCAGGATTCAAAAGCAATTGCTCAAACAATTAAAAAAATTCAAGACTCACATATCCAAATTTCAGAAATAAAAGAAAAATTAACAAAACAAAAAACCATCCAAACATCTCATGAAACAAGAGAGAATGATTTGAACCGAATGGCTCGTCTTTTAGACAATTATGAACAGGCAAAACTTAATATGCAAACTGAAGAACAGATATTTAACAGTAAAAACAAAGCTTTTACAGAGGCAACGCATCAATTTAATCAGAATATAGCTGGGCTACTGGCTTCTAAAATGGAGGAAAATCAAGCTTGTCCAGTATGTGGGTCGCTTGACCACCCTGCTCCAGCCCCTCTTATTAATCACGCTCCTACGGAAGCTGATTTACAAATTTTACAAGTAGACGTATCAGAGGCTCAAATGAATTATTCCCAAGCAGCAGCCAGAGTAGGAAGTTTGAATAATCAGTTGCGTGAGTTAGAAAACCAATTATCAATTCAACGCTCTAGCCTTTCAGATAAACAAGTAGAAATTCAAATAAAAAAAGCGGAAGTACATGAAAAAATAACCGACTTAAATATACAGTTAGAAGAACTACAAATCATGACACAAACAGAAGAAACGATTCAAAGTAAACAGACTGATTTACGAAAAAAAGAAAAAACTTTACTCATTCGCCAAGCACAACTTGAAACAGACCAAGAAAGAAATAAAAATGAGAAAGTGAAGAAAGAAAATCAATATCAGCTTTTGGAAAAGTCAGTCTTAGACCTTGAGCATGCAAGATTAGAAGAAGAAATAAAAGATTTATCTGAGAAAATAAAGGAAACAGAAAAGAATTATCCTTTGCTTAAATCCCAAATAACCGATTTAGAAAAACAGTTAGCAATCTACGAAAACACCTTATCTTCACAAGAAAAACAAATTCAAGCGATTAAAAAACGTATGATACTAGCTGAAAAAAATTACCAAGAAAAATTATCACAAGCCCAATTGGATGAAAATTTTGAAGATCAGCTCTTGCCCATTGACCAAGTGGAGTCTTCAAGAGCTAAACTCTCTGAATATCAAGATACGGTTAAAATAACTCATAGTCGTTATCAAGAACAATTGACAGTGGTTGCCTCTTTTGGCGAACATTTAGACGCTCAAACCTTACAAAATCAATTGCAAGAGTCATTCAAAATAGCCGACCAACTAAAACGTGAGTACCAGCATCTCGCTACCCAGCTAGATGCGATTAGTCAGGTACTAACAACTATGAAAACAACTTATGAAGAAGGACAACTCTTGATGGATAAATTTGGCCATTTACAGCGCATCTCTGATATTGCCAACGGAAAATCAACTGAAACAGGTCGCCTTTCTTTTGAGCGTTACGTCCTAGCTATTTACTACGAAGAAATCGTCCTTGCTGCTAACCAACGGTTGGCGCAAATGACTGCGAATCGCTATTTACTTCAGCGATCCGAACGAGAAAGTAAAGGTGCTGGCGCCAAGGGATTAGAGCTAGATGTATTTGATCACTATACCGGTCAAATACGCAGTGTCAAAACACTTTCTGGTGGTGAAAGTTTTAAAGCCTCTTTAGCTTTGGCGCTTGGTTTGAGTGATGTCATGCAGCAACAAAGCGGTGGTGTACAAATTGATACGCTCTTTATTGATGAAGGTTTCGGGACGCTTGACTCTGAATCTTTAGAACAAGCCATCCAAACATTAGCGGAACTAAACGCAAATGGCCGAATGATTGGGATTATCTCACATGTAGATGAGTTAAAAACACGCATCCCTGCTCATATTAAAGTAACCCACTCAACAAGTGGGAGCCAGGCCGAGATTATCGTTTAA
- a CDS encoding class C sortase: MKKNVYLLIFLIGTLIIGIPQFRILIKEMETATQVETYQERVRNYPDEDLQMITRQLETVNSVTQEEVIYEEGIREIRDPFTQDVAADDIGVTDEVFTDNFLGYLSIPKIGEELPIYNGATSYHLSMGAATVTGTSLPVGGESTHAVISAHRGYAGANYFRHIDLLVPGDEIIVTILNNVLTYEVTGTQIVEANDASGIMVVPEQDLLSLLSCHPFMVNDKRILVHAKRIPTTQTALSPTNPTNPIDLGEELPPEESTEVVTETTVKNQTETEGTTTTEIISHTNEDSDSMMNITMRFKESSVSPVVRRNLFINRILVLGCTIAIAGTLILLIKNNIKL, from the coding sequence ATGAAAAAGAACGTATACCTGTTAATTTTTCTGATTGGAACTTTAATTATTGGAATTCCGCAATTTCGTATTTTGATAAAAGAAATGGAAACAGCAACGCAAGTTGAAACTTATCAAGAACGTGTCAGAAATTACCCTGATGAAGATTTACAAATGATCACCCGTCAGTTAGAAACTGTTAATTCAGTTACTCAAGAAGAAGTTATTTATGAAGAGGGTATCCGTGAAATTCGCGATCCCTTTACACAAGATGTGGCAGCTGATGACATTGGTGTTACAGATGAGGTGTTTACGGATAATTTTTTGGGATATCTTTCTATTCCTAAGATAGGTGAGGAACTTCCTATTTATAATGGGGCAACCTCTTATCATCTTTCTATGGGAGCTGCAACGGTAACAGGCACTTCATTGCCGGTAGGTGGAGAAAGTACACATGCGGTTATTTCTGCTCATCGTGGCTATGCAGGTGCCAATTACTTCCGGCATATTGATCTTTTAGTGCCTGGAGATGAAATCATAGTAACAATTTTAAATAATGTGTTAACCTATGAAGTAACAGGAACCCAAATAGTAGAAGCAAACGATGCATCGGGTATTATGGTCGTACCGGAACAAGATTTATTGAGTCTACTCTCTTGCCATCCTTTTATGGTGAATGATAAACGGATTCTTGTTCATGCTAAGCGTATTCCCACAACTCAAACAGCCCTTAGTCCAACAAATCCAACGAATCCAATTGATTTAGGTGAAGAATTACCACCAGAAGAATCCACTGAGGTTGTCACAGAAACGACGGTTAAGAATCAAACAGAAACTGAAGGAACGACAACAACAGAAATAATCTCTCATACAAATGAAGATAGTGACTCCATGATGAATATTACCATGAGATTTAAAGAGTCAAGCGTTTCGCCGGTAGTACGCCGAAACCTATTCATTAATCGGATTCTTGTCTTGGGATGTACGATCGCAATTGCTGGGACACTCATATTACTTATAAAAAACAATATAAAACTTTAA
- a CDS encoding ABC-F family ATP-binding cassette domain-containing protein — protein sequence MITVSNVSLQFSDRKLFDNVNIKFTPGNCYGVIGANGAGKSTFLKILSGEIQPTTGDVIMNPDERLSVLNQNQYGFEEHTVLETVLMGNKRLYEVRKEKDAIYMKEDFTDADGIRAGELEGEFAELNGWEAEADAASLLQGLGISEEFLDKKMSELIGAQKIKVLLAQALFGQPDVLLLDEPTNGLDKQSIEWLSEFLINFPNTVIVVSHDRHFLNTVCTHMADVDFEKIQLYVGNYDFWLQSSQLAAKLAADQNAKKEDKIKELQDFIARFSANASKSKQATSRKKTLDKITLDDIQPSLRKYPFVGFSPEREIGNDVLIVENLSKSIDGVKVLDNISFAVNRTDKVAFTSRRDIATTTLFRILMGEMEADSGSFKWGVTTSRSYLPKDHSSEFPNPDVDILEWLRQFAGKDEDDNTFLRSFLGRMLFTGDDVMKKVSVLSGGEKVRIILSKMMLSKANVLILDDPTNHLDLESITALNDGMIAFKGALLFASHDYEFINTTANRIIEVSANGMVDRLDTTYEDFLNNKDVQTRVDSLYK from the coding sequence ATGATTACCGTATCAAATGTCAGTTTACAATTTTCTGATCGTAAACTTTTTGACAATGTAAATATTAAATTCACACCGGGCAACTGTTATGGCGTAATCGGCGCAAACGGAGCCGGTAAGTCAACCTTTCTAAAGATTCTATCAGGTGAAATTCAACCTACAACAGGTGACGTAATCATGAACCCTGATGAGCGTCTTTCAGTACTAAACCAAAACCAATATGGGTTTGAAGAACATACTGTTCTAGAAACGGTCTTAATGGGTAACAAACGTTTATATGAAGTGCGTAAAGAAAAAGACGCTATTTATATGAAAGAAGATTTCACTGATGCTGATGGAATTCGTGCGGGGGAATTAGAGGGTGAATTCGCTGAACTAAACGGTTGGGAAGCTGAAGCAGATGCTGCTAGCTTGCTACAAGGTTTAGGAATTTCAGAAGAGTTCCTTGATAAGAAAATGAGCGAATTAATTGGTGCGCAAAAGATTAAAGTTCTTCTAGCACAAGCTTTGTTTGGTCAGCCAGACGTCCTCTTGCTAGATGAGCCGACGAACGGTTTAGACAAGCAGTCTATTGAATGGTTATCTGAATTCTTAATCAACTTCCCTAATACCGTTATCGTTGTATCCCATGACCGTCATTTCTTGAATACAGTTTGTACACATATGGCCGACGTCGACTTTGAAAAAATTCAACTGTACGTGGGGAACTATGATTTCTGGTTACAATCTAGTCAACTCGCTGCCAAATTAGCAGCCGACCAAAACGCTAAAAAAGAAGATAAAATCAAAGAACTTCAAGATTTTATCGCGCGCTTTAGTGCCAATGCCTCTAAATCAAAACAAGCAACTTCTCGTAAGAAAACATTAGATAAAATTACCTTAGATGATATCCAACCATCCTTACGTAAATATCCTTTTGTTGGTTTTTCCCCAGAGCGTGAGATTGGAAACGATGTATTGATTGTTGAAAACCTTTCTAAATCAATCGACGGTGTTAAGGTATTGGATAACATTAGCTTTGCAGTTAATCGTACGGACAAAGTTGCCTTTACAAGCCGCCGTGATATTGCAACAACTACTCTATTTAGAATTTTAATGGGTGAAATGGAAGCTGATTCTGGTTCTTTCAAATGGGGCGTCACAACGTCACGTAGTTATTTACCAAAAGACCATTCTTCTGAATTTCCTAATCCTGATGTTGATATTCTTGAATGGTTACGACAATTTGCTGGTAAAGATGAAGACGACAATACCTTCTTACGTAGCTTCTTAGGCCGCATGCTCTTTACTGGTGACGATGTTATGAAAAAAGTCTCAGTCTTATCTGGTGGTGAGAAAGTTCGGATTATTTTATCGAAAATGATGCTTTCTAAAGCGAACGTTTTAATTTTAGATGACCCAACCAACCACTTGGACTTAGAATCTATTACGGCATTAAACGATGGAATGATTGCTTTCAAAGGTGCCTTGCTCTTTGCATCGCATGACTATGAGTTTATCAATACGACTGCAAACCGAATTATTGAAGTAAGTGCAAATGGTATGGTTGACCGTTTAGATACTACCTATGAAGATTTCTTGAACAATAAAGACGTGCAAACTCGCGTTGACTCACTTTACAAATAA
- the brnQ gene encoding branched-chain amino acid transport system II carrier protein, with product MGKKLTLKEYIFIGSMLFGLFFGAGNLIFPIQMGQLAGANMVSATFGLLITAVGLPFLGIIAMGVSRKESLYELSSKISPSYGVFYTIALYLTIGPFFAIPRTATVSFEAGFAPYLSPGSLQIVLLIFSALFFGASLWFSLRPTEILTWIGKVLNPIFLVSIAFLIVFVLVNPMGRVNDIPVQEIYQEGALFRGFLEGYNTMDALAALAFGIIIISTIKTLGVTDPKQIAKDTMIAGLFSTSLMAVIYASLVYIGATSQAIFEVSPNGGVALAVVSNHYFGNFGAIVLAIIITAACFKTAVGLITAISEMFVTLFPNKLTYNHFVYIFTGISFGIANLGLSQIISLSIPVLMFLYPLAITLILVAIMSPLFKDKAIVYQMTTVFTLPFALLDFIHNLPTGFKETLQLDKVSLWATETIPFFEIGMSWVIPALIGLVIGWILSKKK from the coding sequence ATGGGGAAAAAATTGACTTTGAAGGAATACATATTTATTGGCTCGATGTTATTTGGTTTATTTTTTGGGGCTGGTAATTTAATTTTCCCAATCCAAATGGGACAATTAGCAGGTGCGAATATGGTTTCTGCTACCTTTGGCCTTTTAATTACAGCCGTTGGACTGCCTTTTTTAGGTATCATCGCGATGGGGGTTTCACGCAAAGAAAGTTTATACGAGCTATCAAGTAAAATTAGTCCAAGTTATGGGGTATTTTATACCATTGCTTTATATCTAACAATCGGTCCCTTTTTTGCAATTCCAAGAACCGCAACGGTTTCTTTTGAAGCAGGTTTTGCACCTTATCTGAGTCCAGGAAGTTTACAAATCGTCCTACTTATTTTCTCAGCTTTGTTTTTTGGGGCTTCGCTTTGGTTTTCTTTACGGCCAACAGAAATTTTGACATGGATTGGTAAGGTTTTGAACCCTATTTTTCTAGTGTCAATTGCATTTTTAATTGTGTTTGTACTCGTAAATCCAATGGGGCGTGTCAATGACATTCCGGTACAAGAAATTTACCAAGAGGGCGCTTTATTTCGTGGTTTTTTAGAAGGTTATAATACGATGGATGCTTTGGCAGCCTTAGCATTTGGGATTATTATAATCAGTACCATTAAGACTTTAGGCGTAACTGATCCCAAACAGATTGCAAAAGATACCATGATAGCTGGACTATTTAGCACCAGTTTGATGGCAGTTATCTATGCGAGTCTCGTTTATATCGGAGCAACCAGCCAAGCTATTTTTGAAGTTAGTCCTAACGGTGGCGTCGCTTTAGCAGTTGTATCAAATCATTACTTCGGAAACTTCGGAGCGATTGTGCTCGCAATTATTATTACTGCAGCTTGCTTCAAAACAGCTGTAGGGCTGATTACAGCTATCAGCGAAATGTTTGTAACACTTTTCCCAAATAAACTGACTTATAACCACTTTGTTTATATCTTTACTGGAATATCTTTTGGGATTGCAAACTTAGGCTTATCTCAAATTATTTCGCTATCGATTCCTGTTTTGATGTTTTTGTATCCTTTAGCAATTACCTTAATTCTAGTAGCAATTATGAGTCCTTTGTTTAAAGATAAAGCGATTGTTTATCAAATGACAACGGTATTTACACTCCCGTTTGCGCTTCTTGATTTTATTCATAATCTCCCGACAGGGTTTAAGGAAACACTACAGTTAGATAAAGTCTCCTTGTGGGCGACAGAAACAATTCCGTTTTTTGAAATTGGAATGAGTTGGGTCATTCCAGCTCTAATTGGTTTAGTAATTGGATGGATACTATCTAAAAAGAAATAA
- a CDS encoding acyl-[acyl-carrier-protein] thioesterase, producing MSGLKFRRKHIVHTFECDVKKEMTLPALINIMVETSGLQSRHLGNTNEQMSERGLSWIIIQYDMQITQMPKSRETITIETEAISYNRFFTYRKFRAFDEADNILVEVLTTFAMMDIKTRKLTQIQEELVAPYQAEKIRTMIRAPKIQAVNLETASELPFRVRYLDIDGNNHVNNAKYFDWMINSIDLEILKNYTVGSVNIKYEKEVNFGNIINSFVSVEEVEKDKVMTVHHIENDHAIACRANITWVKRN from the coding sequence ATGAGTGGTTTAAAATTTAGAAGAAAACACATTGTGCATACATTTGAGTGCGATGTCAAAAAAGAAATGACTTTACCAGCTTTAATCAATATTATGGTCGAAACATCTGGTCTACAGAGTCGCCATTTGGGAAATACAAATGAACAAATGAGTGAACGCGGTTTATCGTGGATTATTATTCAATACGATATGCAAATTACTCAAATGCCAAAGAGTCGTGAAACGATTACGATTGAAACAGAAGCTATTAGCTACAACCGCTTCTTTACCTACCGGAAATTTCGTGCATTTGATGAAGCCGATAATATATTAGTAGAAGTTCTAACAACATTTGCTATGATGGATATTAAAACACGCAAACTAACTCAAATCCAAGAAGAATTAGTCGCCCCTTATCAAGCTGAAAAGATACGGACGATGATTCGAGCACCAAAAATTCAAGCTGTTAATCTAGAAACTGCTTCCGAGCTACCTTTTCGCGTACGCTATTTAGATATTGATGGTAATAATCATGTTAATAATGCCAAGTACTTTGACTGGATGATCAATTCAATTGATCTTGAAATTTTAAAAAATTATACAGTCGGTTCTGTTAATATTAAATATGAAAAAGAAGTGAATTTTGGAAATATTATTAATAGTTTCGTTTCGGTAGAAGAAGTAGAAAAAGACAAAGTCATGACTGTCCACCATATTGAAAATGATCACGCGATTGCATGCCGCGCTAATATAACGTGGGTAAAAAGAAATTAA
- a CDS encoding PfkB family carbohydrate kinase, giving the protein MALNEKESKVFTYIKEDPFISQQEIADRIGLSRPAVANIISGLVKRGYLLGKAYVVNETRPIICIGAAALDRRYFITNKLVDKESDEIISQITGGGVALSVAENLGRLDQDVVLLSVVGDDKEAEWLKNAIQPFAKIDAVKTIANTKTGNYMDVIDSSGDIFLALAEVEIYEQMTVEWLKEHKELLKQACVIIVDTSLPQATLQALMDLTNKNKIPLILVTDSVLKSAHLPENFKGIKLLVTSRTDSERYFDTKIESDQDIIRIIKRYLKMGAEYVLITSEDLSIAYGSSQEGIFQFVMKKEQAATNYFWGTHEALVAGVVYQYRQTNNPKDVLKAGVVNALLTAKSTYRVREELNQASLEKEIKRFGEFPIAVLVKSKYKSD; this is encoded by the coding sequence ATGGCCTTAAATGAAAAAGAATCCAAAGTATTTACATATATCAAGGAAGATCCTTTTATTTCGCAACAAGAAATAGCAGATCGAATAGGTTTGTCACGTCCTGCTGTTGCCAATATCATTTCAGGTCTGGTAAAACGTGGCTACTTATTAGGAAAAGCATATGTTGTTAATGAAACACGTCCGATTATTTGTATAGGTGCTGCTGCACTTGATAGACGTTATTTCATTACCAATAAATTAGTTGACAAAGAGTCAGACGAAATTATATCTCAAATAACTGGTGGTGGTGTTGCCTTAAGTGTTGCAGAGAACTTAGGACGTTTAGATCAAGATGTTGTTTTGTTAAGTGTGGTAGGTGATGATAAAGAGGCAGAATGGCTAAAAAATGCTATCCAGCCCTTCGCCAAAATAGACGCTGTCAAGACGATTGCAAATACGAAAACAGGTAATTATATGGATGTTATTGACAGTAGTGGGGATATTTTTCTAGCTTTAGCTGAGGTTGAAATTTATGAGCAAATGACTGTTGAGTGGCTCAAAGAACATAAGGAATTGTTAAAACAAGCATGCGTCATCATTGTCGATACGAGTCTTCCTCAAGCTACCTTGCAAGCCTTAATGGATTTAACGAATAAAAATAAAATTCCCCTTATATTAGTAACGGATTCTGTATTAAAATCCGCACATTTACCAGAGAACTTTAAAGGGATTAAATTATTAGTAACGAGTAGAACGGATTCAGAACGTTACTTTGATACCAAGATAGAGTCCGATCAAGATATCATTCGAATTATTAAGCGCTATTTAAAAATGGGTGCTGAGTATGTTTTAATAACCAGTGAAGATTTGAGTATTGCTTATGGGAGCTCTCAAGAAGGAATATTTCAGTTCGTTATGAAGAAAGAGCAAGCTGCTACCAATTATTTCTGGGGGACCCATGAAGCTTTAGTTGCGGGAGTTGTTTATCAATACAGACAAACAAATAATCCCAAAGATGTTTTGAAAGCAGGAGTCGTTAATGCATTGTTAACAGCAAAATCTACTTACAGAGTTCGAGAAGAATTGAACCAAGCAAGTTTAGAAAAAGAAATTAAACGATTTGGTGAATTTCCAATCGCAGTGTTAGTTAAAAGCAAATATAAAAGCGACTAG
- a CDS encoding tetratricopeptide repeat protein: protein MTANKIKQLADSALKSHEKKDYEEAEEKFLEALYLLDDKENELYQLIVYGLGLNYLKQSNFEGARRCFEEGRLNARKAENISHELEMHHLLVVVYRQAGDIEAAKLLSEEEILYRKKHAPNDYEGLAVAYFEASKIYRKLGDTEKYEQVFKEALSNAQKVTDF, encoded by the coding sequence ATGACAGCTAATAAAATTAAGCAGTTAGCCGATAGTGCATTGAAAAGCCATGAGAAGAAAGACTATGAAGAAGCAGAGGAAAAATTTTTAGAAGCATTATATCTTTTAGATGACAAAGAGAATGAACTCTATCAGTTAATTGTATACGGTTTAGGTCTTAACTATTTAAAACAAAGCAATTTTGAGGGAGCAAGACGGTGCTTTGAAGAAGGACGTTTGAACGCTAGAAAAGCAGAAAATATTAGCCATGAATTAGAAATGCATCATTTGTTGGTAGTGGTCTACCGGCAAGCAGGTGACATTGAAGCAGCAAAACTCTTAAGTGAAGAAGAAATTCTTTATCGAAAAAAACATGCCCCCAATGATTATGAAGGTTTAGCAGTTGCATATTTTGAAGCTTCAAAAATCTACCGGAAATTAGGAGATACTGAAAAATATGAGCAAGTATTCAAAGAAGCACTTTCAAACGCTCAGAAAGTAACCGACTTTTAG
- a CDS encoding exonuclease SbcCD subunit D, whose translation MRILHTADWHLGKVVNDFSMLEEQRNLLYQIIETIQTLDLDAVIIAGDLYDRALPPKEAVSLADEILTYLSDTLKIPILLIAGNHDSNERLEYGARLFTQNNLFIAGTLKEETQKVRINGVNFYLLPFADPAYVREMTQNKDIRSMEDVARYQIAAINKDLNPTEVNVLIAHGYVINGTADSVEASDSERPLTIGTAEYIPVSLLEDFDYVALGHLHKPQKVKESHIRYSGSLLKYSKSEVSHKKQITLVELEKGNCTVTPLNLQPQHDMVVRRGYFKELLQESSQNYIFFELLDDTVIFDPMNQLRKKFPRAMGLEYINRKQLSQTGIQVTQKDLKVKSFPDLFCDFYEEHTGKQLTASDQAFISNEFSFAERSIHETN comes from the coding sequence TTGCGAATTTTACATACAGCGGACTGGCATCTTGGAAAGGTTGTCAATGACTTCTCCATGCTAGAAGAACAGCGCAATCTCTTGTACCAGATAATTGAGACCATTCAAACCCTAGACTTAGATGCAGTGATTATAGCGGGTGATCTATACGACCGTGCCTTACCACCTAAAGAAGCCGTTTCTTTAGCTGATGAAATTTTAACTTATTTAAGCGATACATTAAAAATTCCTATTTTACTGATTGCAGGTAACCACGATAGTAATGAGCGGCTCGAATACGGAGCGCGCCTATTTACCCAAAATAATCTTTTTATTGCCGGTACTTTAAAAGAAGAAACGCAAAAAGTAAGAATAAATGGAGTAAATTTTTATTTACTACCTTTTGCTGATCCCGCCTACGTACGCGAAATGACTCAAAACAAAGATATTCGCTCTATGGAAGATGTTGCACGCTACCAAATTGCGGCAATAAATAAAGATTTGAATCCTACGGAGGTAAATGTATTAATTGCACACGGCTATGTCATTAATGGAACGGCTGATTCTGTGGAAGCTTCCGACTCTGAGCGACCCTTGACTATTGGGACAGCAGAATACATCCCGGTATCATTGCTGGAAGATTTTGATTACGTAGCTCTAGGGCATTTACATAAGCCCCAAAAAGTAAAAGAAAGTCATATCCGTTATAGTGGTTCCTTATTGAAATATTCAAAGTCAGAAGTCAGCCATAAAAAGCAGATAACCCTTGTAGAATTAGAAAAAGGTAACTGTACCGTCACACCCCTCAATCTCCAACCACAGCACGATATGGTTGTCAGGCGTGGTTACTTTAAAGAACTTCTACAGGAAAGTTCGCAAAATTACATCTTTTTTGAGTTACTCGATGATACGGTTATTTTTGATCCCATGAACCAACTTCGGAAAAAATTTCCACGGGCAATGGGCTTAGAATACATCAACCGTAAACAACTAAGTCAAACAGGGATTCAGGTTACACAAAAAGATTTAAAAGTAAAAAGTTTTCCTGATTTATTCTGTGATTTCTATGAAGAGCATACTGGTAAACAATTAACTGCATCTGATCAAGCATTTATTTCAAATGAGTTTTCATTTGCTGAAAGGAGTATTCATGAGACCAATTAA